A single region of the Chitinivibrionales bacterium genome encodes:
- a CDS encoding S-layer homology domain-containing protein, with product MKKTAFITLTKFMALAIVLSLVTGCAPKARKAGGYMDTPLSHCKEGMKYYNDGKYDKAKEEFNLATSLDAKYAPAYAGLALVTAQKGDFKEAIKLAEKCQSLDNKIVDGFIAKAIVITMQNEDKPAKEWLKDVENEYEKALKVDPQNSEVYYRRGVCYKKAYEFGKAADDFKKVLELKKDWTKEADDQWKLVQDIERAAPGTDVGKRIALVDKISRADIAALFVSELQIDKLIEKKRPKNYDNSYKAPTDAREMKVDSTVKMADITDIGGHWAKNFITDIVDLKIRGLEPYPDHTFHPDQLVNRGEYAMVVEEAIIAILRDPSLSTKHLGTESRFPDVNPSHPAYNAICNAVDKGVMSAEMNGEFGMQKSVSGPDALLVIRKLKELAK from the coding sequence ATGAAAAAAACAGCCTTCATCACGCTGACGAAATTCATGGCGTTGGCGATTGTCCTGTCGCTTGTCACGGGATGCGCGCCCAAGGCGCGCAAGGCCGGCGGCTACATGGACACTCCCCTTTCCCACTGCAAAGAGGGAATGAAGTATTACAACGACGGCAAATACGACAAGGCCAAGGAGGAATTCAACCTTGCCACGTCGCTCGACGCCAAATACGCTCCCGCGTACGCCGGCCTCGCGCTGGTCACGGCGCAAAAGGGCGATTTCAAGGAAGCTATCAAACTTGCTGAAAAGTGCCAGTCGCTCGACAACAAGATCGTGGACGGCTTCATAGCCAAGGCCATTGTGATCACCATGCAAAACGAGGACAAGCCCGCAAAGGAGTGGCTCAAGGACGTCGAGAACGAATACGAGAAAGCGCTCAAGGTCGACCCGCAGAACTCCGAAGTATATTACCGCCGCGGCGTGTGCTACAAGAAGGCCTACGAGTTCGGCAAGGCAGCCGACGATTTCAAGAAGGTGCTCGAGCTCAAGAAGGACTGGACCAAGGAGGCCGACGACCAGTGGAAGCTCGTGCAGGACATCGAACGCGCTGCGCCGGGAACCGACGTGGGCAAGCGGATCGCCCTTGTCGACAAGATCTCGCGCGCCGACATCGCCGCTTTGTTCGTGTCGGAGCTGCAGATCGACAAGCTCATCGAGAAAAAGCGGCCCAAAAACTACGACAACTCCTACAAGGCGCCCACCGACGCGCGCGAGATGAAGGTTGACAGCACGGTGAAAATGGCCGACATCACCGACATCGGCGGCCATTGGGCAAAGAACTTCATCACCGACATCGTGGACCTCAAGATACGCGGGCTCGAACCCTATCCCGACCACACTTTCCATCCCGACCAGCTCGTAAACCGCGGCGAATACGCCATGGTGGTGGAGGAGGCGATCATCGCGATCCTGCGCGACCCGTCGCTTTCGACCAAGCACCTCGGAACGGAGAGCAGGTTCCCGGACGTCAATCCGTCCCACCCGGCCTACAACGCCATCTGCAACGCGGTTGACAAAGGCGTCATGAGCGCCGAGATGAACGGCGAGTTCGGGATGCAGAAAAGCGTGAGCGGACCCGACGCGCTGCTCGTGATCCGGAAACTCAAGGAGCTGGCCAAATAA
- a CDS encoding class I SAM-dependent methyltransferase → MVTDPNSNYTSPAGRECTLAAGRFALLTPASRVLDLGCGFGAGACTLAQEFRCKVNAIDMSEENIGMARSFAEEKGVSHLITFTADDILAADYSKHPFDMVLAEGGVLSYVSREKGLALAARWLAPRGWLAFSDLIFLSEKVPDEVRRIFEDEKYHYESESRYRAMLAAAGFDVHLLCLLPQSGWDNYYSHLARRLEDKKGFFADKKIKVAFHKEIDVFYRLEGFKYVGYLFCIARKNR, encoded by the coding sequence ATGGTAACAGACCCCAATTCAAATTACACCTCCCCGGCCGGAAGGGAATGCACGCTCGCCGCGGGCCGCTTCGCGCTTTTGACCCCGGCCAGCCGCGTCCTCGATCTGGGATGCGGGTTCGGCGCAGGCGCGTGCACCCTTGCCCAGGAGTTCCGCTGCAAGGTGAACGCCATTGACATGAGCGAAGAGAACATCGGAATGGCCCGGTCGTTTGCAGAGGAAAAGGGTGTGAGCCACCTCATCACCTTCACGGCCGACGACATCCTGGCCGCCGACTATTCGAAACACCCGTTCGACATGGTTCTCGCCGAGGGCGGCGTGCTCTCCTACGTTTCACGCGAGAAAGGGCTTGCGCTCGCCGCCCGGTGGCTTGCGCCGCGCGGGTGGCTCGCCTTTTCGGACCTTATTTTTCTTTCCGAAAAAGTGCCCGACGAGGTGAGGCGCATTTTCGAGGACGAAAAATACCACTACGAGTCGGAATCCCGCTACCGCGCCATGCTTGCCGCGGCAGGGTTCGACGTGCATCTTCTATGCCTACTTCCACAAAGCGGATGGGACAATTATTATTCGCACCTGGCGCGCAGGCTCGAAGACAAGAAGGGCTTTTTCGCAGACAAAAAAATCAAGGTCGCGTTCCACAAGGAAATAGATGTTTTCTACCGGCTCGAAGGGTTCAAATACGTGGGATACCTGTTCTGCATCGCGCGCAAGAACAGGTGA
- a CDS encoding phospho-N-acetylmuramoyl-pentapeptide-transferase, giving the protein MFLDLLYQHTHLYLLNSRLFSTSVATIFSFLCAMAFFPSYIAFLKRINVNTEFEAIKGKTDPVMPAGILFLFIITVTSVITARFNSYVISALGIYVFFSVIGAIDDIAKVVNKARVSKGLITKQDYQYKADGISANIRLILYILISCVVALLAYKYIPNINGYINIPFLSISKDFPYMPFWLFIPFMTLVIAVMANGVNFTDGFDTLAAVPLITCFLFVGVIAYVSSHAVWSRYLLIPFIGGVDEILPVIGSMVGTLLAFLWFNAPPSSIIMGDSGAVGLGGTIGIMFIFIKAAFFLPVVGFIFVLEFCSVVLQIVSFRTTGKRMFLRAPIHHHFQFQMRKNPFYANEFYIRTKITWRFHIISMILLVVGLIIFLKVR; this is encoded by the coding sequence ATGTTCTTAGACCTTTTGTATCAACACACCCACCTTTACCTGCTCAACAGCAGGCTTTTCTCCACGAGCGTTGCCACCATTTTTTCCTTTCTCTGCGCCATGGCTTTTTTCCCATCCTATATCGCCTTCTTAAAAAGGATCAATGTCAACACGGAATTCGAGGCCATCAAAGGGAAAACAGACCCGGTGATGCCCGCGGGCATCCTGTTTCTGTTCATCATCACCGTCACGAGCGTCATCACCGCGCGCTTCAATTCCTATGTCATTTCCGCGCTGGGGATCTATGTTTTCTTCAGCGTGATCGGCGCGATCGACGATATCGCCAAGGTGGTCAACAAGGCGCGCGTGTCCAAGGGGCTGATCACCAAGCAGGATTACCAGTACAAGGCCGACGGCATCTCGGCCAATATCAGGCTTATCCTTTATATTCTTATTTCATGCGTGGTCGCGCTTCTGGCCTACAAATATATTCCCAACATCAACGGGTATATCAATATTCCGTTTTTAAGCATTTCAAAAGATTTTCCCTATATGCCGTTCTGGCTGTTCATTCCTTTCATGACGCTGGTGATCGCGGTGATGGCGAACGGGGTCAACTTCACGGACGGTTTCGACACCCTGGCCGCTGTGCCGCTCATCACCTGCTTCCTCTTCGTGGGCGTCATTGCCTATGTGTCAAGTCATGCCGTGTGGAGCCGCTACCTGCTCATCCCGTTCATCGGCGGTGTGGACGAGATACTGCCGGTCATCGGTTCAATGGTGGGCACGCTTTTGGCCTTTTTATGGTTCAACGCGCCGCCCTCGTCCATCATCATGGGCGATTCAGGCGCGGTGGGCCTCGGCGGCACCATCGGCATTATGTTCATCTTCATCAAGGCTGCCTTTTTCCTGCCCGTGGTGGGATTCATTTTCGTGCTCGAGTTCTGCTCGGTGGTGCTCCAGATCGTCTCGTTCCGTACCACGGGCAAGCGCATGTTCCTGCGCGCGCCCATCCACCATCATTTCCAGTTCCAAATGAGAAAAAATCCATTTTACGCAAACGAATTCTACATTCGCACGAAAATCACGTGGCGGTTTCACATCATTTCCATGATCCTGCTCGTGGTGGGCCTCATCATCTTTCTCAAGGTGCGGTGA